A single genomic interval of Granulicella tundricola MP5ACTX9 harbors:
- a CDS encoding fibronectin type III domain-containing protein: MSRSHSKLPILLAANALALLTLGCASPGPPQPPSLQLPAPATGLAAQRSGDHVILTWNTPTTTTDKQTIRKPITAVICREVVAHPRPGPAIPRPASTPAPCTPVERLPVAPGEYRHVQTLPPALLVDPPQLLIYRIQLQNPQGRFAPPPPQVYAASGSAPPPTGSIHVRPGRDGAVIEWTPLPTTTSMQLHRTLIADVKGPITPPATKKPKTRSPLGGGPAPSTPPNQATLRSPDSPTDPGGLLDPTVKPLDTYTYTAQRIRTVTLGRHTLDLFGEPSAPVTLTNRDTFPPHAPTGLASVAGGGFNSPPSIDLSWEPNTEHDLLGYNLYRAETPAGPFRKLNATPLPGPSYRDLAVEPGHPYLYRVTSIDETGNESSPSATIKDTLPAR, translated from the coding sequence ATGTCCCGTTCGCACTCCAAACTCCCGATTCTCCTCGCCGCCAACGCGCTTGCCCTGCTCACCCTCGGCTGCGCCAGCCCCGGCCCCCCGCAGCCCCCATCGCTGCAACTCCCCGCGCCCGCCACCGGCCTCGCCGCCCAGCGCTCCGGAGACCACGTCATCCTCACCTGGAACACCCCCACCACGACCACCGACAAGCAGACTATCCGCAAGCCCATCACCGCCGTCATCTGCCGAGAGGTCGTGGCCCATCCCCGCCCCGGCCCGGCCATCCCGCGCCCCGCCAGCACCCCCGCTCCCTGCACCCCGGTTGAGCGACTCCCCGTAGCCCCCGGCGAGTACCGCCACGTCCAGACCCTCCCCCCGGCTCTCCTCGTAGACCCGCCGCAGCTCCTGATCTATCGCATCCAGCTCCAGAATCCCCAGGGCCGATTCGCCCCGCCACCCCCGCAGGTCTACGCCGCCTCCGGCTCCGCCCCACCCCCCACCGGCTCCATCCACGTCCGCCCCGGCAGGGACGGCGCCGTCATCGAGTGGACCCCGCTCCCCACCACCACGTCCATGCAGCTCCACCGCACCCTCATCGCCGACGTCAAAGGCCCCATCACCCCCCCAGCCACCAAAAAGCCCAAAACCCGCTCCCCCCTCGGCGGCGGACCCGCCCCATCCACCCCGCCCAATCAGGCAACCCTCCGCTCTCCGGACTCCCCCACTGACCCCGGCGGCCTCCTCGACCCCACCGTCAAGCCCCTCGACACCTACACCTACACCGCCCAACGCATCCGCACCGTCACCCTTGGCCGCCACACCCTGGACCTCTTCGGCGAGCCATCTGCCCCCGTCACCCTCACCAATCGCGACACCTTCCCACCCCACGCCCCCACAGGCCTCGCCTCCGTCGCCGGCGGCGGCTTCAACTCACCACCCTCCATCGATCTCTCCTGGGAACCCAACACCGAGCACGACCTCCTCGGCTACAACCTCTATCGCGCCGAAACCCCCGCCGGCCCCTTCCGCAAGCTCAACGCCACCCCGCTCCCCGGCCCGTCCTACCGCGATCTGGCCGTTGAGCCCGGCCACCCGTACCTCTACCGCGTCACGTCCATCGATGAAACCGGAAACGAAAGCTCACCATCCGCCACCATCAAGGACACTCTCCCCGCCCGATAA
- a CDS encoding helix-turn-helix domain-containing protein: protein MSLKTEFPVPESLAPINPLPEPQADNSAIQVDGEAAESFIAEKRIGERIKYLRLKKSMGLVELGRHTGLSASFLSQLETGRVVPTLRNLARIAMVFSKDLNFFFEPEPQTLFRVHRAKDRVRLPQTGVTDPAYFFESLGYMVPDRQLDPYFAEFLAGKNDREPRAHQHVGCEFLYLLTGQLDVQHGEVTHHVEAGDAIYFDATTIHSYKCTGDASATALIVTLQQPVGGQQQGRPNGFVSARTRAAAAASVNGPRITDVMGSRKVAQ from the coding sequence ATGTCTCTCAAGACTGAATTTCCTGTTCCTGAATCTTTGGCTCCCATCAACCCGCTTCCTGAACCGCAGGCGGATAACTCTGCTATCCAGGTGGATGGCGAGGCTGCGGAGTCGTTTATCGCGGAGAAGCGCATCGGTGAGCGGATCAAGTATCTGCGGTTGAAGAAGTCGATGGGGCTGGTGGAGCTGGGACGGCATACGGGTCTTTCAGCTAGCTTTCTTTCGCAGTTGGAGACGGGTCGGGTGGTGCCTACGCTCAGAAATCTGGCGCGCATCGCGATGGTGTTCTCCAAGGACCTGAACTTCTTCTTTGAGCCGGAGCCGCAGACGCTGTTCCGGGTGCATCGTGCGAAGGACCGTGTGCGGCTGCCGCAGACGGGGGTAACCGACCCGGCGTACTTCTTCGAGAGCCTGGGGTACATGGTGCCTGACCGGCAGCTCGACCCGTACTTTGCGGAGTTTCTGGCGGGGAAGAACGATCGTGAGCCGCGGGCGCATCAGCATGTCGGTTGCGAGTTCCTTTACCTGCTGACGGGGCAGTTGGATGTGCAGCATGGCGAGGTCACGCATCATGTTGAGGCGGGCGATGCGATCTACTTCGATGCGACGACGATCCATAGTTACAAGTGCACCGGAGACGCTTCTGCGACGGCCTTGATTGTGACGCTGCAGCAGCCGGTTGGCGGACAGCAACAGGGACGGCCGAATGGGTTTGTCTCGGCGCGGACTCGTGCGGCGGCTGCAGCTTCAGTGAACGGGCCGAGGATCACGGATGTGATGGGATCGCGCAAGGTGGCTCAGTAG
- a CDS encoding SRPBCC family protein, with product MAEDVQAPVNSARTSFTPLPDAKQVGDLYVALPKGNKDGVEWAHARQTILVEPQALYELWKDETSYPLWMEHVVSVTPGEGKTSHWVIGDPEDADGKRIQFDSELTEDVPGQKIAWKSTGGEVEQSGSVEFKARKDGRGTVVTLIQGVKVGALASFAASVAKRGPKQTVIEDLRHFKQMAEAGEIPSVKGQAHGPRGMSGGIKEWMYGETNPTPPGTSEGPLTAKE from the coding sequence ATGGCTGAGGATGTGCAGGCCCCGGTGAACAGCGCGCGGACGAGCTTTACGCCGTTGCCGGATGCGAAGCAGGTGGGCGACTTGTATGTCGCGCTGCCCAAGGGAAACAAGGATGGCGTGGAGTGGGCGCATGCCCGTCAGACGATCCTGGTGGAGCCGCAGGCGCTGTATGAACTCTGGAAGGATGAGACGTCCTACCCGCTCTGGATGGAGCATGTGGTGTCAGTCACTCCGGGTGAGGGAAAGACGAGCCATTGGGTGATAGGCGATCCGGAGGATGCGGATGGGAAGCGCATTCAGTTCGACAGTGAACTTACGGAGGATGTTCCGGGACAGAAGATTGCCTGGAAGTCGACTGGCGGGGAGGTGGAGCAGAGTGGGTCGGTTGAGTTCAAGGCTCGCAAGGATGGGCGTGGGACAGTGGTTACGCTGATTCAGGGGGTGAAGGTGGGTGCGCTGGCGAGCTTTGCGGCGAGTGTGGCGAAGCGTGGGCCGAAGCAGACGGTGATCGAGGATCTGCGGCACTTCAAGCAGATGGCGGAGGCGGGCGAGATTCCCTCGGTGAAGGGGCAGGCGCATGGGCCTCGGGGAATGTCTGGCGGGATCAAGGAGTGGATGTATGGAGAGACGAACCCTACGCCGCCTGGGACGAGTGAAGGGCCTTTGACGGCGAAGGAGTAG
- a CDS encoding zinc-dependent alcohol dehydrogenase, protein MKAVCWMGKQKIEIQTVKDPEIINPQDAVIRITRTAICGSDLHLYDGYIPTMESGDILGHEFMGIVEEVGSEVKKLKRGDRVVVPFTIACGSCLFCKKDNWSLCDNSNPNAHIAEEMYGYSGSALFGYSHIYGGYAGGQAQYARVPFADVGPIKIENDLPDEKVLFLSDIYPTGYQGAVNANIEPGDTVAVWGCGPVGLFAIASAYMLGAGKVIAIDRYPERLKLAREYCGATTIDYTQDDVIVVEALRDLTGGIGPDSCIDAVGMEAHSNTFVGKYDSVKQAVGLETDRPFVLRQAIQAVRKGGTLSIPGVYGGVLDKVNFGAAFGKGVKMGMGQTDMHKYLAPLLKFVEDGKIDPSFLISHRIGIEQVPDAFKMWRDKEDAVTKIVIDPWQDVIA, encoded by the coding sequence ATGAAGGCAGTTTGCTGGATGGGGAAACAGAAGATCGAGATACAGACGGTGAAAGATCCTGAGATTATCAATCCGCAGGATGCGGTGATTCGGATTACACGGACGGCGATTTGCGGGAGCGACCTACACCTCTATGACGGGTACATTCCTACGATGGAGTCGGGCGACATCCTGGGGCATGAGTTCATGGGGATCGTGGAAGAGGTGGGGAGCGAGGTCAAGAAGCTGAAGCGTGGGGACCGCGTGGTGGTGCCGTTTACGATCGCTTGCGGTAGCTGTTTGTTTTGCAAGAAGGACAACTGGTCTCTTTGTGATAACTCGAATCCGAACGCGCATATTGCGGAGGAGATGTACGGGTACTCGGGGTCGGCGTTGTTTGGGTACTCGCATATATACGGCGGGTATGCAGGTGGGCAGGCACAGTATGCGCGAGTGCCGTTTGCGGATGTGGGGCCGATCAAGATCGAGAACGACCTTCCGGATGAGAAGGTGTTATTTCTGTCTGACATTTATCCGACCGGATACCAAGGGGCGGTGAACGCCAACATCGAGCCGGGCGATACGGTTGCGGTGTGGGGCTGCGGGCCGGTAGGGCTGTTTGCGATCGCTTCCGCTTACATGCTGGGGGCGGGAAAGGTGATTGCGATCGACCGTTATCCCGAGCGGCTGAAGCTGGCGAGGGAGTACTGCGGGGCGACCACGATCGACTACACGCAGGACGACGTGATCGTGGTGGAGGCGTTGCGCGATCTGACCGGCGGCATCGGCCCGGATAGCTGCATTGACGCGGTGGGGATGGAGGCGCATTCCAATACTTTCGTTGGCAAGTACGACTCGGTGAAGCAGGCAGTGGGGCTGGAGACGGACCGTCCGTTTGTGCTGCGGCAGGCGATTCAGGCGGTGCGTAAGGGCGGTACGCTTTCCATCCCGGGCGTGTATGGCGGTGTGTTGGATAAGGTGAACTTCGGCGCGGCGTTTGGCAAGGGCGTGAAGATGGGTATGGGACAGACGGACATGCACAAGTACCTGGCTCCGCTGCTGAAGTTCGTGGAGGATGGGAAGATCGATCCTTCATTTTTGATCTCGCACCGGATTGGCATTGAGCAGGTTCCGGATGCGTTCAAGATGTGGCGGGATAAGGAAGATGCTGTCACGAAGATTGTGATTGATCCCTGGCAGGACGTGATCGCTTAG
- a CDS encoding proline iminopeptidase-family hydrolase, whose product MSDDLLNPAGIRVAGIKMIPVRGGKYKVWTKRMGSGPLKVLLLHGGPGFTHQYLEAMESFLPEAGIEMYYYDQLGCGNSDKPDDVSLWTRDQYREEVEEVRVGLGLDYFVLYGQSWGGMLSIEYALKYQHHLRGMVISNMTAGIQAYLGRLDYLKGLLSAESRVELERLEAVEDYDSAEYQRIMMEELYPQTICRTKPWPEPVTRAFRDANLAIYNEMQGKSEFVVTGNFKDWESWDRLHEIGVRTLTIGAAHDTMDPADLKKMAELMPKGEHLHCPNGSHLAMWDDQAVYFEGLLKFLRSL is encoded by the coding sequence ATGAGCGATGACTTGCTGAATCCGGCGGGGATACGGGTGGCTGGGATCAAGATGATTCCGGTGCGGGGTGGGAAGTACAAGGTGTGGACCAAGCGCATGGGGAGCGGGCCTTTGAAGGTGCTGCTGCTGCATGGCGGGCCGGGGTTCACGCATCAGTACCTGGAGGCGATGGAGTCGTTTCTGCCTGAGGCCGGGATCGAGATGTATTACTACGATCAGCTGGGGTGCGGCAACTCGGACAAGCCGGATGATGTGTCGTTATGGACGCGGGATCAGTATCGCGAAGAGGTGGAAGAGGTGCGGGTGGGGTTGGGGTTGGACTACTTTGTGCTTTATGGGCAGAGCTGGGGTGGGATGCTTTCGATTGAGTATGCGCTGAAATATCAGCATCATCTGCGGGGGATGGTGATCTCCAATATGACGGCGGGGATACAGGCTTACCTGGGGCGGCTGGATTATTTGAAGGGCTTGCTTTCGGCGGAGTCGAGGGTGGAGTTGGAGAGGCTGGAGGCGGTGGAGGACTACGACTCGGCTGAGTACCAGCGGATCATGATGGAGGAGCTTTACCCGCAGACGATCTGCCGGACCAAGCCTTGGCCGGAGCCTGTGACGAGGGCGTTTCGGGATGCGAACCTGGCGATCTATAACGAGATGCAGGGCAAGAGCGAGTTTGTGGTGACGGGGAACTTCAAGGATTGGGAGAGCTGGGATCGGCTGCACGAGATTGGGGTGCGGACGCTGACGATTGGCGCGGCGCATGACACGATGGACCCGGCGGATCTGAAGAAGATGGCGGAGTTGATGCCGAAGGGAGAGCATCTGCATTGCCCGAATGGAAGCCATCTGGCGATGTGGGATGACCAGGCGGTTTACTTTGAGGGGCTGCTGAAGTTTCTGCGGTCGCTTTAG
- a CDS encoding Nmad2 family putative nucleotide modification protein — MPRTYLYKLTSDRGGAPCAIQPAPGEDPLLTLAICKPAIRRTAQPGDRILGITSHSLAHSDGYPLGAVIYAAIVREGLDARDYFTPDHTHRPDCIYQFHQHNGTASHNARSRLHAAPEHLLKDLGTYPFYRNGRILLSHDFRYFGPAAVRIPARLHLLTQAAEALGQGHRVYTDRDPESKEADALFRHLWKRPTAYTSTQVDSDAYEKH, encoded by the coding sequence ATGCCCCGCACCTACCTCTACAAGCTCACCTCAGACCGCGGCGGCGCACCCTGCGCCATCCAACCCGCACCCGGCGAAGACCCTCTTCTCACCCTCGCCATCTGCAAGCCAGCTATCCGCCGCACTGCCCAGCCCGGCGACCGCATCCTCGGCATCACCAGCCACTCCCTCGCCCACTCCGACGGCTACCCCCTCGGCGCAGTCATCTACGCCGCCATCGTGCGCGAGGGCCTCGACGCCCGCGACTACTTCACCCCCGACCACACCCATCGCCCCGACTGCATCTACCAGTTCCACCAGCACAACGGCACCGCCAGCCACAACGCCCGCAGCCGTCTCCACGCCGCGCCGGAGCATCTCCTCAAAGACCTCGGCACCTACCCGTTCTACCGCAATGGCCGCATCCTCCTCAGCCATGACTTCCGCTACTTCGGCCCCGCGGCCGTGAGGATCCCTGCGCGCCTACATCTCCTCACGCAAGCCGCAGAAGCCTTAGGCCAGGGCCACCGCGTCTACACGGATCGAGACCCCGAATCCAAAGAAGCCGACGCCCTCTTCCGCCATCTCTGGAAGCGCCCCACCGCCTACACCTCCACCCAGGTCGACTCAGACGCATACGAAAAACACTAG
- a CDS encoding superoxide dismutase, translating into MAFELPPLPYAYDALEPFIDEATMKLHHDKHHQTYVTNLNGAVEKYPDLGKKTPEELVKDLASIPEDVRKVVQNNGGGHVNHTMFWQIMKPQGGGEPTGNIGLQITTDFGSFEDFKKKFNETTAKQFGAGWGWLVFKGGKLEILTTANQDSPLSQGLYPILGNDVWEHAYYLKYQNKRPDYLAAWWSTVNWEEINKRFETAQK; encoded by the coding sequence GTGGCCTTTGAACTTCCCCCGTTGCCCTACGCCTACGACGCGCTCGAGCCCTTCATCGACGAAGCGACCATGAAGCTGCACCATGACAAGCACCACCAGACCTACGTCACCAACCTCAACGGAGCGGTCGAGAAGTATCCCGACCTCGGCAAGAAGACCCCCGAAGAGCTCGTGAAAGACCTCGCCAGTATCCCCGAAGACGTCCGCAAGGTCGTCCAGAACAACGGCGGCGGCCACGTCAACCACACCATGTTCTGGCAGATCATGAAGCCCCAGGGCGGCGGCGAGCCCACCGGCAACATCGGCCTCCAGATCACCACCGACTTCGGCTCCTTTGAAGACTTCAAGAAGAAGTTCAACGAGACCACCGCCAAGCAGTTCGGCGCAGGCTGGGGCTGGCTCGTATTCAAGGGCGGCAAGCTCGAGATCCTCACCACCGCCAACCAGGACTCGCCCCTCTCCCAGGGCCTCTACCCCATCCTCGGCAACGACGTCTGGGAGCATGCCTATTACCTCAAGTACCAGAACAAGCGCCCCGACTATCTCGCAGCCTGGTGGAGCACCGTCAACTGGGAAGAGATCAATAAGCGCTTCGAAACCGCCCAGAAATAA
- a CDS encoding glycoside hydrolase family 15 protein, whose protein sequence is MNEKASDYRWLDDDGAAFGSPGVEPRWTSSKKDAVSTAYSASSRVWFTVSHGTLNEVYYPTIDRPQMRDMELLFTDEETFFHEEKRDFEYDFHYVDPGAPAVRVVASDLDGRYTVTKEFIADPHHPVVLMNVKIAGDEAVVSRLKCYVLLAPHLDGGGAGNSARSLSVAGRRTLLAWKGEHNSLAVGADCGFTRSSCGYVGTSDGYQDLSTHMKMQWQFGQALNGNVAVTGEIDVARNREFTIAIAFGDGHHAALSGMMQTLSTPYAEHAKRFIDQWHRAESPAALAKASTDGGRLMRVSHNVILTHEDKTYSGAFIASASIPWGASKGDDDLGGYHLVWTRDMVQSATALLACGRTETARRALVYLACTQRPDGGFAQNFWIDGSAYWTGIQLDEVAFPIILAWRLWKVDGLGVFDVFPFVEKAAAFLVRYAPVTQQERWEENAGYSPSTLAAVISGLVCAADIARAYQASELAGFLETYADWIESHLDEWTTTEDGMLLDGVKRHYMRIRPPAEGEPFHNPGVKPGFIRLANRGPEEESEFDAREVVDGGFLELVRYGIRRADDPLMVESLKVVDACLKYETPYGPCWRRYNHDGYGQKKDGGPYDGFGQGRAWPLLGGERAHYELAAGHDVKPFITAYEKFSSIGGMLPEQVWDHDDMPEEGLYLGRSAGSAQPLVWAHAEYVKLLRSVSDGKVFDTISVVAERYAVEPGTRTFQNTVEIFQTARPFATIPTGFTLRVVDRARFRMSYTLDGWATTTTVDSRVVGYPGSFADVVMPGEPGELEFTLFWPTTADAPEHWLGHNYKVAVTSQGPETMPAGAKPQS, encoded by the coding sequence ATGAACGAGAAAGCTTCGGATTATCGCTGGCTGGATGATGACGGGGCGGCCTTTGGGTCGCCGGGTGTGGAACCGCGCTGGACTTCGAGCAAGAAGGACGCGGTGTCGACGGCTTACTCGGCATCAAGCCGGGTGTGGTTTACGGTGTCGCACGGGACGTTGAACGAGGTGTACTACCCGACGATCGATCGTCCACAGATGCGCGATATGGAGCTTCTGTTTACGGACGAGGAGACGTTTTTCCACGAGGAGAAACGGGATTTCGAGTACGACTTCCACTACGTGGACCCGGGTGCTCCGGCGGTGAGGGTGGTGGCTTCTGACCTGGATGGGCGGTATACGGTCACGAAGGAGTTTATTGCCGATCCGCATCATCCGGTGGTGCTGATGAATGTGAAGATCGCCGGGGATGAGGCGGTGGTCTCCCGGCTGAAGTGCTATGTGCTGCTGGCTCCGCACCTGGATGGGGGTGGCGCGGGGAACTCGGCACGATCGCTTTCCGTGGCTGGGCGTCGGACGCTGCTGGCGTGGAAGGGCGAGCACAACTCGCTGGCGGTGGGGGCGGACTGCGGGTTTACGCGGAGCTCGTGCGGGTATGTGGGGACGAGCGATGGGTACCAGGACCTGTCCACGCATATGAAGATGCAGTGGCAGTTTGGGCAGGCGCTGAATGGGAATGTGGCGGTGACGGGCGAGATCGACGTGGCGCGGAACCGGGAGTTCACGATTGCGATTGCGTTCGGCGATGGGCACCATGCGGCGCTGTCCGGGATGATGCAGACGCTCTCCACGCCTTATGCCGAACATGCGAAACGGTTTATCGACCAGTGGCATCGGGCTGAGTCGCCGGCGGCGCTGGCCAAGGCTTCCACCGACGGCGGGCGGCTGATGCGGGTGAGCCATAACGTCATCCTGACGCATGAGGATAAGACGTACTCGGGCGCGTTTATTGCTTCGGCTTCGATTCCGTGGGGGGCCTCGAAGGGGGATGACGATCTGGGTGGGTATCACCTGGTTTGGACTCGGGATATGGTGCAGTCGGCGACGGCTTTGCTGGCTTGCGGGAGAACGGAGACCGCTCGACGGGCACTGGTTTACCTGGCTTGTACGCAGCGGCCGGATGGCGGGTTTGCGCAGAACTTCTGGATCGATGGGTCGGCTTACTGGACCGGGATTCAGTTGGATGAGGTGGCGTTTCCGATCATCCTGGCGTGGCGGCTCTGGAAGGTGGATGGGCTGGGGGTGTTCGACGTCTTCCCGTTTGTGGAGAAGGCGGCGGCGTTCCTGGTGCGGTATGCGCCGGTGACCCAGCAGGAGCGTTGGGAGGAGAATGCGGGGTACTCGCCTTCTACGCTGGCGGCGGTTATCTCAGGGCTGGTTTGTGCGGCGGATATCGCACGGGCTTATCAGGCTTCTGAGTTGGCTGGGTTTCTGGAGACCTATGCGGACTGGATTGAATCGCATCTGGACGAGTGGACGACGACCGAAGACGGGATGCTGCTGGATGGAGTGAAGCGGCACTATATGCGGATTCGTCCGCCGGCTGAGGGCGAGCCGTTCCATAATCCGGGGGTGAAGCCTGGGTTTATCCGGCTGGCGAACCGTGGGCCGGAGGAGGAGTCGGAGTTCGACGCGCGGGAGGTTGTGGACGGCGGATTCCTGGAGCTGGTGCGGTACGGGATTCGGCGAGCTGACGATCCGCTGATGGTGGAGTCGCTGAAGGTTGTTGACGCTTGTTTGAAGTATGAGACGCCCTACGGGCCTTGCTGGCGGAGGTACAACCACGACGGCTATGGGCAGAAGAAGGATGGCGGCCCTTACGACGGGTTTGGGCAGGGCAGGGCGTGGCCTCTGCTGGGCGGCGAACGGGCGCACTATGAGCTCGCTGCGGGCCATGATGTGAAGCCGTTTATTACGGCGTATGAGAAGTTTTCTTCGATCGGCGGGATGCTGCCGGAGCAGGTCTGGGATCACGACGATATGCCGGAGGAAGGGCTGTACCTGGGGCGGTCGGCGGGGTCTGCGCAGCCTCTGGTGTGGGCCCATGCGGAGTATGTGAAGCTGCTGCGGTCGGTTTCGGATGGGAAGGTGTTCGATACGATTTCCGTGGTGGCGGAGCGGTATGCGGTCGAGCCAGGGACGCGGACGTTCCAGAACACGGTGGAGATCTTCCAGACGGCGCGGCCTTTTGCGACGATTCCGACAGGGTTTACGCTGCGGGTTGTGGATCGGGCACGGTTCCGGATGAGCTATACGCTGGACGGCTGGGCTACGACGACGACGGTGGACTCGCGGGTAGTTGGATATCCGGGATCGTTTGCGGATGTGGTGATGCCGGGCGAGCCGGGGGAGCTGGAGTTTACGTTGTTCTGGCCGACGACGGCGGACGCCCCGGAGCACTGGCTGGGGCATAACTATAAGGTGGCGGTGACGTCGCAGGGGCCGGAGACGATGCCTGCGGGGGCTAAGCCGCAGTCGTAG
- the tkt gene encoding transketolase, with product MSDTQQHELDQLSINTLRFLAVDQVEKAKQGHPGAPLGCAPIAYLLYTKYMKYDPKDPLWSDRDRFVLSNGHASALQYGALHLAGFDLPMSQLEQFRQWGSHTPGHPEYGETPGVEVTTGPLGQGLAEAVGLAIAEKHLAALYNHENHTPVDHHTYVICGDGDLMEGISHESCSLAGTLGLGKLIVLYDDNLISLDGPTELSYTEDVTKRFEAYHWHVQMVDDGNDLKALEDAIENAKAATTRPSLIRVRTVIGYGSPKAGTSKVHGEALGPEATKETKRNLGWPEDKSFYVPEEAGKNWHEKSVVRGKKLHEEWDKTFAEYTKAYPELGAEYSRVTEHKLAAGWEKALPVFPTDKPIATRTAGNVVMNAIAKVVPELFGGAADLTSSTKTIFKDSPSFHVDPKGRNVFFGVREFGMMAAVNGIAAHGGLIPFGSTFFTFSDYCRNAIRMGALQSSHSLYVFTHDSIGLGSDGPTHQPIEQLASLRLIPQLTDFRPADANETTTCWQLMLERQSASVLVLSRQDLPVLDAAKYKTAEGVRKGAYVLEAYGKDLILVATGSEVEMIMKAALTLKEEGILATVVSMPSFKIFEEQDEAYKLSIFPHGAPTISLEAGATMGWYKYVGRDGIAIGVDRFGASASAPEVQDKLGISASAVVTAAKKLLKK from the coding sequence ATGAGCGATACGCAGCAGCACGAACTCGATCAGCTTTCGATCAATACGCTTCGCTTTCTCGCGGTTGATCAGGTGGAGAAGGCGAAACAGGGACATCCCGGCGCACCGTTGGGTTGCGCGCCCATTGCCTATCTTCTTTATACGAAGTACATGAAGTATGACCCCAAGGACCCGTTGTGGTCCGACCGGGACCGTTTTGTGCTCTCGAACGGTCATGCTTCCGCGCTGCAGTATGGTGCGCTGCACCTGGCTGGGTTCGATCTGCCGATGTCGCAGCTGGAGCAGTTCCGGCAGTGGGGTTCGCATACTCCCGGGCACCCGGAGTATGGCGAGACGCCGGGCGTCGAAGTAACGACGGGCCCGCTGGGACAGGGACTGGCCGAGGCTGTGGGTCTGGCGATCGCTGAGAAGCATCTGGCGGCGCTCTACAACCATGAGAACCATACGCCGGTGGACCACCACACCTATGTCATTTGTGGCGATGGTGACCTGATGGAAGGCATCTCGCACGAGTCCTGCTCGCTGGCGGGAACGCTGGGCCTGGGCAAGCTGATTGTGCTGTATGACGACAACCTGATCTCGCTGGATGGACCGACGGAGCTGAGCTATACCGAGGACGTGACGAAGCGGTTCGAGGCCTACCACTGGCATGTGCAGATGGTGGATGACGGCAACGATCTGAAGGCTCTGGAAGATGCGATCGAAAACGCGAAGGCGGCGACGACGCGGCCCTCACTGATCCGCGTGCGGACGGTGATCGGGTACGGCAGCCCCAAGGCCGGTACGAGCAAGGTCCATGGCGAGGCGCTTGGACCGGAAGCGACCAAGGAGACCAAGCGCAACCTGGGCTGGCCCGAGGATAAGAGCTTCTACGTTCCGGAAGAGGCTGGGAAGAACTGGCACGAGAAGTCCGTGGTTCGCGGCAAGAAGCTCCATGAGGAGTGGGACAAGACGTTCGCGGAGTACACGAAGGCCTATCCCGAGCTGGGTGCGGAGTACTCCCGCGTGACCGAGCACAAGCTGGCCGCGGGCTGGGAGAAGGCTCTGCCGGTGTTTCCGACGGACAAGCCGATTGCGACCCGCACCGCGGGTAATGTGGTGATGAACGCGATTGCGAAGGTTGTGCCGGAGCTGTTTGGCGGCGCGGCCGACCTGACGAGCTCGACGAAGACGATCTTCAAGGATTCACCGAGCTTCCATGTGGATCCTAAGGGTCGCAACGTGTTCTTCGGCGTGCGTGAGTTTGGGATGATGGCTGCGGTGAACGGGATCGCGGCGCACGGCGGGTTGATTCCGTTCGGCTCGACGTTCTTTACGTTCTCCGACTACTGCCGCAACGCGATCCGCATGGGCGCGCTGCAGAGCTCTCACTCGCTCTATGTCTTCACGCACGATTCGATCGGCCTGGGCTCTGACGGGCCGACGCACCAGCCCATTGAGCAGTTGGCGAGTCTGCGTTTGATTCCGCAACTGACGGACTTCCGTCCGGCGGATGCGAACGAGACGACGACCTGCTGGCAGTTGATGCTGGAACGCCAGTCGGCGAGCGTGCTGGTGCTTTCTCGCCAGGACCTGCCGGTGCTGGATGCGGCGAAGTACAAGACCGCTGAAGGCGTTCGCAAGGGCGCTTATGTGCTCGAGGCGTACGGCAAGGATCTGATCCTGGTCGCGACGGGCTCCGAGGTGGAGATGATCATGAAGGCGGCACTGACGCTGAAGGAAGAAGGCATCCTGGCGACGGTGGTTTCCATGCCGAGCTTCAAGATCTTCGAGGAGCAGGACGAGGCGTATAAGCTCTCGATCTTCCCGCATGGAGCGCCGACGATCTCGCTCGAGGCGGGTGCGACGATGGGCTGGTACAAGTACGTCGGACGCGACGGCATTGCCATTGGAGTGGATCGGTTTGGGGCTTCGGCTTCTGCACCTGAGGTGCAGGATAAGCTGGGGATCTCGGCTTCTGCTGTGGTCACTGCGGCTAAGAAGCTGCTGAAGAAGTAA